The Flavobacterium sp. 123 genome contains a region encoding:
- the sucD gene encoding succinate--CoA ligase subunit alpha, whose amino-acid sequence MSVLVNKDSKIIVQGFTGSEGTFHASQMIEYGTNVVGGVTPGKGGTTHLDRPVFNTVKDAVDQAGADTTIIFVPPAFAADAIMEAADAGIKVIIAITEGIPVADMIKANGYVKERNARLIGPNCPGVITPGEAKVGIMPGFVFKKGTVGIVSKSGTLTYEAADQVVKQGLGITTAIGIGGDPIIGTTTKEAVELLMNDPETECIVMIGEIGGQLEADAAKWIKADGNRKPVVGFIAGVTAPAGRTMGHAGAIVGGSDDTAEAKKQIMRENGIHVVDSPAEIGKKVKEVLG is encoded by the coding sequence ATGAGTGTTTTAGTTAATAAAGATTCCAAAATAATTGTTCAAGGATTTACAGGAAGCGAAGGTACATTCCATGCTTCACAAATGATTGAATACGGTACAAATGTTGTAGGTGGTGTTACACCAGGAAAAGGTGGAACTACACATTTAGACAGACCCGTTTTTAATACTGTAAAAGATGCAGTTGATCAAGCAGGTGCTGATACAACTATTATTTTTGTACCACCAGCTTTTGCAGCCGATGCAATTATGGAAGCTGCTGATGCTGGAATCAAAGTGATTATAGCAATTACGGAAGGTATTCCTGTAGCTGATATGATTAAAGCAAACGGTTATGTAAAAGAAAGAAACGCTAGATTAATTGGTCCTAACTGTCCAGGTGTAATCACTCCAGGTGAAGCTAAAGTGGGTATCATGCCAGGTTTCGTTTTCAAAAAAGGTACCGTAGGTATTGTTTCTAAATCTGGAACTTTAACGTATGAAGCAGCTGATCAAGTTGTAAAACAAGGATTAGGAATCACAACGGCTATCGGTATTGGTGGAGATCCAATCATTGGAACAACTACTAAAGAAGCTGTTGAATTATTGATGAACGATCCAGAAACAGAATGTATCGTAATGATTGGTGAAATTGGTGGGCAATTAGAAGCTGATGCTGCTAAATGGATTAAAGCTGATGGTAACCGTAAACCAGTTGTTGGTTTTATTGCAGGAGTAACTGCTCCAGCAGGAAGAACAATGGGACATGCTGGTGCAATTGTTGGTGGTTCTGACGATACAGCAGAAGCTAAAAAACAAATCATGAGAGAGAATGGAATTCACGTAGTTGATTCTCCTGCTGAAATTGGTAAAAAAGTAAAAGAAGTTTTAGGTTAA
- a CDS encoding nuclear transport factor 2 family protein, whose product MSPKEIVQKFYKSDALIDSEVMKDFIHPEIVLDWNSSKGFIQMNYDSIINLAAELNKAYVRSKVRISHIVAENDLISVRYSHFVKTIENPREEMLLAHFIAIWQIKDNKLYRGYQMSQIS is encoded by the coding sequence ATGTCTCCTAAAGAAATTGTTCAAAAATTTTATAAATCAGATGCACTAATTGATAGTGAAGTCATGAAAGACTTTATACATCCTGAAATTGTTTTGGATTGGAATAGTAGTAAAGGTTTTATCCAAATGAATTATGATTCCATAATAAATTTAGCTGCTGAATTGAACAAAGCTTATGTAAGATCCAAAGTACGAATTAGTCATATTGTTGCTGAAAACGATTTAATTTCTGTTCGATATTCTCATTTTGTCAAGACAATTGAAAACCCAAGAGAAGAAATGCTTTTGGCACATTTTATAGCAATTTGGCAAATAAAAGACAATAAATTATATAGAGGCTATCAAATGAGCCAAATATCTTAA
- the fabG gene encoding 3-oxoacyl-[acyl-carrier-protein] reductase — protein sequence MKLLEGKVAIITGASRGIGKGVAEVFAKHGANVAFTYSSSVESALALENELNALGIKAKGYQSNAADFDEAQAFVDAVLNDFGTVDIVINNAGITKDNLLMRMSEADFDQVIDVNLKSVFNMTKAIQKTFLKQRSGSIINMSSVVGVKGNAGQTNYAASKAGVIGFSKSVALELGSRNIRCNVIAPGFIETEMTAKLNEDVVKGWRDGIPLKRGGTTEDVANACLFFASDMSAFVTGQVLNVCGGMLT from the coding sequence ATGAAATTACTAGAAGGAAAAGTAGCCATTATTACTGGCGCAAGTCGTGGAATTGGAAAAGGAGTTGCTGAAGTTTTTGCAAAACATGGAGCAAATGTAGCATTTACCTACAGTTCATCTGTTGAATCTGCTTTAGCTTTAGAAAATGAGTTGAATGCTCTTGGAATTAAAGCTAAAGGATACCAATCTAATGCAGCTGATTTTGATGAGGCTCAAGCATTTGTAGATGCTGTTTTGAATGATTTTGGAACTGTTGATATTGTAATCAATAATGCTGGAATTACAAAGGACAACCTGTTAATGCGTATGTCTGAAGCTGATTTTGATCAAGTAATTGATGTGAATTTGAAATCTGTTTTCAACATGACTAAAGCAATTCAAAAAACATTCTTGAAACAACGTTCGGGTTCAATTATTAATATGAGTAGTGTTGTTGGTGTAAAAGGAAATGCAGGCCAAACTAATTATGCGGCTTCTAAAGCTGGAGTTATTGGTTTTTCAAAATCAGTTGCTCTTGAATTAGGTTCACGTAATATTCGTTGTAATGTTATTGCTCCAGGATTTATCGAAACTGAAATGACTGCTAAACTAAATGAAGACGTAGTTAAAGGATGGAGAGATGGAATTCCTTTGAAACGTGGCGGTACAACTGAAGATGTTGCAAATGCATGTCTTTTCTTTGCTTCTGATATGAGCGCATTCGTTACAGGACAAGTTCTGAATGTATGCGGAGGAATGCTTACATAA
- a CDS encoding YoaK family protein gives MFRHKGKNRTFIHNLRLATLLSFVAGIVNITGVLAIKTLTTNVTGHFAYFAEEVMRQDFSAAITFFVFTIFFLIGSFTSNFLSELISKTNPNFSHVIPISLEIIVLFGVGIFGMESDLSSFNGKWIAFAMLFAMGIQNSLVTKISQSTVRTTHLTGLFTDLGIELSQLFFYKKPEETKRLKTSIYLRLSIISFFFVGCFSGGFLYSYIKMKTLLVSVFFLLIALMYDYMRFQFHIIKRKSRSNL, from the coding sequence ATGTTTCGCCATAAAGGAAAAAATAGAACTTTCATTCATAATTTACGTCTGGCAACCCTATTGTCATTTGTGGCTGGGATTGTTAATATAACAGGAGTTTTAGCCATAAAAACATTAACTACTAATGTTACTGGGCATTTTGCCTATTTTGCAGAAGAAGTAATGCGGCAGGATTTTTCGGCAGCGATTACTTTTTTTGTATTTACCATTTTCTTTTTAATTGGATCTTTTACGTCTAATTTTTTATCTGAATTAATTTCAAAAACAAATCCGAATTTTTCTCATGTAATCCCAATTTCATTAGAAATCATAGTTTTATTTGGAGTGGGTATTTTTGGAATGGAATCTGATTTATCTTCTTTTAATGGGAAATGGATTGCTTTCGCGATGCTTTTTGCTATGGGAATCCAAAACTCATTGGTTACTAAAATTTCACAATCTACTGTTAGAACAACACATTTAACGGGTCTTTTTACAGATTTAGGGATTGAATTATCTCAGTTGTTTTTTTACAAAAAACCAGAGGAAACGAAACGGTTGAAAACAAGTATTTATTTGAGATTGTCAATCATCAGCTTCTTTTTTGTTGGGTGTTTTTCGGGAGGTTTTTTATATAGTTATATTAAAATGAAAACACTTTTAGTTTCTGTGTTTTTTTTATTGATAGCACTTATGTATGATTATATGAGATTTCAATTTCATATCATTAAAAGAAAAAGCAGAAGTAACTTGTAA
- a CDS encoding YeiH family protein — protein METNQKILSKSLFAIFENNRIGQQIIFGAFLLLCMTSYASPAIALLMGLIIANLFGNPFLHLNHKATTILLQFSVVGLGFGMNINNAIVASQEGLLITIASILSTLILGAFLGKWLKIEKKIAHLISCGTAICGGSAIAAIAPVIKSDEKQTSVALGVIFILNSVALFLFPIIGHALHLSQNEFGLWCAIAIHDTSSVIGAASKYGAEALQIATTVKLARALWIIPVALITSILFKNKSGKIKIPYFIGAFILVMILNTYFYQIALVGSYFVGIAKIGLTVTLFLIGAGLNINVLKSVGIKALLQGSLLWVLIAGITLITIMYSFN, from the coding sequence ATGGAAACAAACCAAAAAATACTTAGCAAAAGTCTATTCGCAATTTTTGAAAATAATAGAATTGGTCAACAAATTATTTTTGGAGCATTTCTTTTATTGTGCATGACTTCCTATGCATCTCCAGCAATAGCTTTGCTAATGGGTTTGATTATTGCTAACTTATTTGGGAATCCTTTTTTACACCTTAACCACAAAGCAACTACAATACTATTGCAATTTTCAGTTGTAGGATTGGGATTTGGTATGAATATCAATAACGCTATTGTGGCTAGTCAAGAAGGATTATTAATTACTATTGCCTCAATACTAAGTACTTTGATTCTAGGTGCATTTCTAGGAAAATGGTTGAAAATAGAAAAAAAAATAGCACACCTAATTTCTTGTGGGACTGCTATTTGTGGTGGTAGTGCAATTGCTGCCATTGCACCAGTAATTAAATCAGATGAAAAACAGACTTCGGTGGCGTTAGGGGTTATTTTTATATTGAATTCGGTAGCTTTATTTTTGTTTCCAATCATTGGCCACGCCTTACATTTATCACAAAACGAGTTTGGTTTATGGTGTGCTATTGCAATTCATGATACGAGTTCAGTTATTGGTGCAGCGAGTAAATATGGTGCAGAAGCTTTACAAATAGCTACAACAGTAAAATTAGCAAGAGCTTTGTGGATTATTCCAGTAGCTTTAATTACGTCTATTCTTTTTAAAAATAAATCTGGAAAAATTAAAATTCCTTATTTCATAGGAGCATTTATTTTAGTGATGATATTAAATACCTATTTTTATCAAATAGCTCTTGTAGGTTCTTATTTTGTTGGAATAGCAAAAATTGGGCTTACCGTAACTTTATTTTTAATTGGGGCAGGATTGAATATAAACGTGCTAAAATCTGTTGGAATCAAAGCATTGCTTCAAGGTAGCTTGCTTTGGGTTTTAATTGCGGGAATTACATTAATCACAATTATGTATTCTTTTAACTAG
- a CDS encoding LysR family transcriptional regulator, with product MDFRLKVFYTVANRLSFTKAATELFITQPAISKHIQELEEQYKIKLFERNGSKISLTIAGEALLKHTKSIFEIYREIDFEMGALINEQHGMLRLGASTTISQYIIPPILARFHQKALDIKVNLLNGNTEQIENALLKKEIEIGIVEGQSKNTSIKYTPFLKDELVLVCNTKNCLANKNKINAEDLKAMSFVMREQGSGTLEVIEYALKPFNINLSQLNIEMQLGSTESIKSYLMNSNCVAFISVHAIEKELKNNELTILDVENLVIERFFYIITLHGKVNALSELFIKNISGNHNLKL from the coding sequence ATGGATTTTAGACTTAAAGTATTTTATACTGTTGCCAATAGATTAAGTTTTACCAAAGCTGCAACAGAATTATTTATTACACAACCTGCCATTTCAAAACACATCCAAGAACTAGAGGAACAATATAAAATCAAGCTTTTTGAAAGAAATGGTTCTAAAATTTCTTTAACAATTGCCGGTGAAGCTTTGCTAAAACACACCAAAAGCATTTTTGAAATTTATAGAGAAATTGATTTTGAAATGGGAGCTCTAATAAATGAACAGCACGGAATGTTGCGATTAGGAGCCAGCACAACTATTTCACAATACATAATTCCGCCAATATTAGCTCGTTTTCATCAAAAAGCGTTAGATATTAAAGTCAATTTGTTAAATGGAAATACCGAACAAATTGAAAATGCCTTACTCAAAAAAGAAATTGAAATTGGAATAGTGGAAGGGCAATCTAAAAACACATCGATTAAATATACTCCGTTTTTAAAAGATGAATTAGTGTTAGTTTGTAATACAAAAAATTGCCTAGCTAACAAAAATAAAATTAATGCTGAGGATCTTAAAGCCATGTCTTTTGTAATGAGAGAACAAGGTTCAGGAACACTTGAAGTTATTGAATATGCTTTAAAACCTTTTAATATTAATCTTTCACAATTAAATATTGAAATGCAATTAGGCAGTACTGAAAGTATAAAATCCTACCTAATGAACTCAAATTGTGTTGCCTTTATTTCTGTTCATGCCATTGAAAAAGAGCTTAAAAACAATGAACTAACAATATTAGATGTTGAAAATTTAGTAATTGAACGTTTTTTCTATATAATCACTTTACATGGTAAAGTTAATGCGCTCTCTGAATTATTCATCAAAAACATTTCAGGAAATCATAATTTAAAGTTATAG
- a CDS encoding FAD:protein FMN transferase translates to MKAKIIIVALLISFVSFGQIIHKRKLSMLGSPFEITVVAKDTVEGNKYCDLAVAEVKRIENLISDWIPTTQISEINRNSGQKAVKVDREVFDLVERSIKISQITSGAFDISYASMDKIWKFDGSMKEMPTAEAIKKSVAKIGYKNIILDSKEQTIFLKNAGMKLGLGGIGQGYIADKIKELLISKGCISGIVNVSGDINTWGKQPDGKLWTVGIVNPMNKNKIFATFPLENSAVETSGSYEKYVIFNGIRYSHIIDPRTGYPAMGVVSVSVFAKQTEIADALATGIFVLGVDVGLDLVNQLKGIECIIVDDKGKIHSSKGIDTKKYE, encoded by the coding sequence ATGAAAGCTAAAATTATCATCGTCGCTTTATTGATTTCTTTTGTGAGTTTTGGACAAATAATTCACAAAAGAAAGTTATCCATGTTAGGTAGTCCTTTTGAGATTACTGTAGTAGCTAAGGATACTGTTGAAGGAAATAAATATTGTGATTTGGCTGTAGCCGAAGTAAAACGAATTGAAAACTTAATTTCGGATTGGATTCCCACAACACAAATTTCTGAAATTAATCGCAATTCAGGGCAAAAAGCTGTAAAAGTTGATCGAGAAGTATTTGATTTGGTAGAACGTTCAATTAAAATTTCACAAATTACATCTGGTGCTTTTGATATTTCATATGCATCAATGGATAAAATTTGGAAATTTGATGGCAGCATGAAAGAAATGCCTACTGCAGAAGCTATAAAAAAATCAGTTGCTAAAATTGGATACAAGAACATTATTTTAGATTCAAAAGAGCAAACTATTTTTTTGAAAAACGCAGGAATGAAATTAGGTCTTGGCGGAATTGGTCAAGGATACATTGCGGATAAAATAAAAGAATTATTGATTTCTAAAGGATGTATATCCGGAATTGTAAATGTTTCTGGGGATATCAATACTTGGGGAAAACAACCTGATGGAAAGCTTTGGACGGTTGGGATTGTAAATCCAATGAATAAAAATAAAATCTTCGCAACCTTTCCTTTAGAAAATAGTGCCGTAGAAACTTCAGGAAGTTATGAGAAATATGTAATTTTCAACGGCATTCGCTATTCGCATATTATAGATCCTAGAACAGGTTATCCAGCAATGGGTGTTGTTAGTGTATCTGTTTTTGCAAAACAAACTGAAATTGCCGATGCATTAGCAACAGGTATTTTTGTGCTAGGAGTAGATGTAGGATTAGATTTAGTGAACCAACTAAAAGGAATTGAATGCATTATTGTTGATGACAAAGGTAAAATTCATTCTTCAAAAGGAATTGATACAAAAAAATATGAATAA
- a CDS encoding thioredoxin family protein, whose amino-acid sequence MKKSMVILLLFIGTFTYAQNWQTTFDNAKTVAEKENKNILLVFSGSDWCAPCIKLEKMIWESEAFQVDSEKNWVIYKADFPKKKANQLAPELTESNKALAEKYNKNGSFPLVVLLDKTGKVLGMTGYKNVSAPEYIELLHSFEK is encoded by the coding sequence ATGAAAAAATCGATGGTAATACTACTTCTTTTTATAGGAACTTTTACATATGCACAGAACTGGCAAACTACTTTTGACAATGCAAAAACGGTAGCTGAAAAAGAAAATAAAAATATCCTTTTGGTCTTTTCAGGTTCTGATTGGTGTGCGCCTTGTATAAAATTAGAAAAAATGATTTGGGAATCAGAAGCTTTTCAAGTTGATTCTGAAAAAAATTGGGTTATTTATAAAGCTGATTTTCCAAAGAAAAAAGCCAATCAATTAGCTCCAGAATTAACAGAGAGCAATAAAGCATTAGCCGAAAAATACAATAAAAATGGTAGTTTTCCTTTAGTTGTACTACTAGACAAAACAGGAAAAGTACTTGGAATGACAGGCTATAAAAATGTTTCTGCACCAGAATACATTGAACTTCTTCATTCATTTGAAAAATAA
- a CDS encoding DUF4266 domain-containing protein codes for MIQKMAFVFLAILLFQSCTTVREYEKEKINDPDMKLSARTTERYETAFQVYREAAAGANGGKSGGGCGCN; via the coding sequence ATGATACAAAAAATGGCTTTTGTGTTTTTAGCGATTTTACTTTTTCAATCCTGTACAACCGTACGAGAATATGAAAAAGAAAAAATTAATGATCCTGACATGAAACTTTCTGCTAGAACTACAGAACGCTACGAAACCGCCTTTCAGGTCTATCGCGAAGCTGCTGCGGGTGCTAACGGTGGAAAATCAGGTGGAGGTTGTGGATGCAATTAA
- a CDS encoding LTA synthase family protein yields MQLLKKFSPFYNLTLFYISVSLILRVVLLFHPITQSTFVFTDTIKIFLYGIISDFFVFTVISGLLWIYLIFISNSKYYKPTGYIIFGLFVALFLYVAFGNTILNEYGGALPKIGMIFIGLKTLLFGLLLFLPKYRSKIRFWLFSFVMFLFVVLILQNAISEYFFWNEFGVKYNFIAVNYLVYTNEVIGNIMQSYPVIPLFTGLFIIAGIVTYFITKRSKNYIESIPSFTDKIKISGIYLTLLGLSLSAIPFMADKENSQNIFANELQSNGVYKFYLAFIHSELDYFKFYKTIPNNEAYAQLKEQLTTISGENTLRQIKSTAAENHKNVVLITIESYSADFMKMYGNDKNITPFLDSLATKSLLFTNLYAVGNRTVRGLEAVTLCFPPTAGESVVKRQDNKNKFSTGSIFKQKGYNVKFLYGGDAFFDNMEDFFSGNGYDIVDKKAFTTEEITFDNVWGVCDEDMANKAIKVMNSEAKTGKPFFNHWMTVSNHRPFTYPNNKIDIPGDAKSRDGGVKYTDYALNKFFKMAQKQPWYKNTIFVILADHCASSAGKTELPVDKYRIPAMIYSPGGFVEAKKYTNLMSQIDIMPTVFGLLNFNYQSKFYGQDVLKSDYKPRALIATYQDLGLIKDNVLTVISPKQLVKQFQLTLKPDPKVAADFQIYYEQVPLTKERTDLVNQTIGYYQTASDILKKKKYQKQ; encoded by the coding sequence ATGCAATTGTTAAAGAAATTTTCTCCTTTTTATAATCTTACTCTTTTTTATATCTCAGTAAGCTTGATTTTGAGAGTTGTTTTGCTCTTCCATCCTATCACACAATCTACATTTGTTTTTACAGATACGATCAAAATATTTCTTTATGGAATCATTTCTGATTTTTTTGTATTCACCGTTATCAGTGGATTATTATGGATATATCTTATTTTTATTTCTAATTCAAAATACTACAAACCAACAGGCTATATTATTTTCGGTCTCTTTGTAGCGCTATTTTTATATGTTGCTTTTGGCAATACCATTCTGAATGAATATGGTGGTGCTTTACCAAAAATAGGAATGATATTTATAGGTCTAAAAACACTTTTATTTGGCTTGTTATTATTTCTTCCTAAGTATAGAAGTAAAATTAGATTTTGGCTTTTTAGCTTTGTGATGTTTCTATTTGTTGTTTTGATTTTACAAAACGCAATAAGCGAATATTTTTTCTGGAATGAATTTGGAGTGAAATACAATTTTATTGCTGTAAATTATTTGGTTTACACCAATGAGGTTATTGGTAATATTATGCAATCCTATCCTGTAATTCCTTTATTTACAGGTTTGTTTATTATTGCTGGAATTGTTACTTATTTTATAACAAAACGGTCTAAAAACTACATTGAAAGCATTCCTTCCTTCACGGATAAAATTAAAATTTCAGGAATTTACCTTACTTTATTAGGGCTTTCTTTATCTGCAATTCCTTTTATGGCAGACAAAGAGAATTCTCAAAATATTTTTGCAAATGAACTCCAATCAAATGGCGTTTATAAGTTTTATTTGGCCTTTATACATAGTGAATTAGACTATTTTAAGTTTTACAAAACGATTCCTAATAATGAGGCATATGCACAACTTAAAGAACAATTAACTACTATTTCTGGCGAAAACACATTGCGACAAATTAAAAGCACTGCTGCAGAAAATCATAAAAATGTAGTTCTGATAACTATTGAAAGTTATAGCGCTGATTTTATGAAAATGTATGGAAATGATAAAAATATTACTCCTTTTTTAGATAGTTTGGCAACTAAAAGTTTACTGTTTACAAATTTATATGCTGTAGGAAATAGAACGGTTCGAGGTCTTGAAGCTGTAACTTTATGTTTCCCTCCAACTGCTGGTGAAAGTGTTGTAAAAAGACAGGATAACAAAAACAAGTTTTCGACAGGAAGTATATTCAAACAAAAAGGATATAATGTAAAATTCCTTTATGGTGGCGATGCATTCTTTGACAATATGGAAGATTTCTTTTCAGGAAATGGATATGATATTGTAGATAAAAAAGCCTTTACTACTGAAGAAATTACTTTTGATAATGTTTGGGGAGTTTGTGATGAAGATATGGCGAATAAAGCTATCAAAGTGATGAACTCTGAAGCTAAAACTGGAAAACCATTTTTTAATCATTGGATGACGGTAAGTAATCATAGACCATTCACTTATCCAAATAATAAAATTGATATTCCTGGAGATGCAAAATCACGCGATGGAGGTGTTAAATACACGGATTACGCCTTGAACAAGTTTTTTAAAATGGCGCAAAAACAGCCTTGGTACAAGAACACAATTTTTGTTATTCTAGCAGATCATTGTGCATCAAGTGCTGGAAAAACAGAACTTCCAGTTGATAAATATAGAATTCCCGCAATGATTTATAGTCCAGGTGGTTTTGTAGAGGCAAAAAAATATACGAATCTGATGTCTCAAATTGATATTATGCCAACAGTATTTGGGCTATTAAATTTTAATTACCAAAGTAAATTTTACGGTCAGGATGTTCTGAAATCAGATTATAAGCCGAGAGCTTTAATTGCTACTTATCAAGATTTAGGTTTAATAAAAGACAATGTTTTGACTGTTATTTCCCCTAAACAATTGGTAAAACAATTTCAATTGACATTAAAACCTGATCCGAAAGTAGCTGCAGATTTCCAAATCTATTATGAGCAAGTTCCATTAACTAAAGAGCGTACTGATTTAGTGAACCAAACTATTGGATATTACCAGACCGCTTCGGATATTTTGAAGAAAAAGAAATACCAGAAACAATAG
- a CDS encoding UDP-3-O-(3-hydroxymyristoyl)glucosamine N-acyltransferase: MKFSKTQTLKEIATIINCEYVGNENFPVSGMNEIHVVESGDIVFVDHPKYYEKALNSAATIVLINKKVDCPEGKALLISDDPFRDFNTLTKHFRPFQFSNVSIASSAKIGENTIIQPNTFIGNHVSIGKNCLIHSNVSIYDHTIIGDNVIIHAGTVLGADAFYYKKRAEGFDQLISGGRVIIEDNVGIGALCTIDKGVSGDTTIGEGTKIDNQVHVGHDTVIGKKCLIASQTGIAGCVIIEDEVTLWGQVGTTSGITIGAKAVILGQTGVTKSVEGGKSYFGTPIEESREKLKQLANIKKIPEILNKLK; this comes from the coding sequence ATGAAATTTTCAAAAACACAAACCCTAAAAGAAATTGCTACTATTATCAACTGCGAATATGTTGGTAATGAAAATTTCCCTGTATCAGGCATGAATGAGATTCATGTTGTTGAATCAGGTGATATTGTTTTTGTAGATCATCCTAAATACTATGAAAAGGCATTAAATTCGGCTGCAACTATCGTTTTAATTAATAAAAAAGTAGATTGCCCTGAAGGAAAAGCGTTATTGATTTCTGACGATCCTTTTAGAGATTTCAATACTTTAACAAAACACTTTAGACCTTTTCAGTTTTCTAATGTTTCAATAGCTTCTTCAGCTAAAATAGGAGAAAACACCATAATTCAACCCAATACTTTTATAGGAAACCACGTTAGTATTGGAAAAAATTGTCTAATTCATTCTAATGTCTCAATTTACGATCACACCATAATTGGAGATAATGTTATTATTCATGCTGGAACTGTTCTTGGTGCGGATGCTTTTTATTATAAAAAACGCGCAGAAGGATTTGATCAATTAATTTCGGGAGGAAGAGTTATTATCGAAGATAATGTGGGTATTGGAGCACTTTGCACAATAGACAAAGGCGTTTCTGGAGATACTACAATTGGTGAAGGAACAAAAATTGACAATCAAGTTCATGTTGGACATGATACCGTAATAGGCAAAAAATGTTTAATAGCTTCTCAAACAGGAATTGCAGGTTGTGTAATTATTGAAGACGAAGTTACATTATGGGGACAAGTAGGCACAACAAGCGGAATAACAATTGGTGCGAAAGCTGTAATACTTGGACAAACAGGAGTTACTAAATCCGTTGAAGGTGGTAAATCTTATTTTGGAACCCCAATTGAAGAATCAAGAGAAAAATTGAAGCAACTAGCGAATATTAAAAAAATTCCTGAAATTCTAAATAAACTGAAATAG